A part of Denitratisoma oestradiolicum genomic DNA contains:
- a CDS encoding cyclic nucleotide-binding domain-containing protein gives MEFRDDLKLNPFDPREQADLASRLEDFPLFAGLEARELETLAASMLTASAARGSIVFQEGDPGHFLALVLDGKVEISKETDHRNSRQLGLATPGKTVGEMALIDGEHRSATCRCINDSQLALLTAASFQGLVQKTPMLGFKIMARLGKMLSQRLRLTTGQLVDHL, from the coding sequence ATGGAATTCCGCGACGACCTGAAACTGAATCCTTTCGACCCACGGGAACAGGCCGATCTGGCCAGCCGCCTGGAAGACTTTCCCCTCTTTGCCGGCCTGGAGGCCCGTGAACTGGAAACCCTGGCCGCCAGCATGCTGACCGCCTCCGCTGCCAGGGGGAGCATCGTGTTCCAGGAAGGGGACCCGGGCCACTTCCTGGCCCTGGTGCTCGACGGCAAGGTGGAGATCAGCAAGGAAACCGACCACCGGAACAGCCGTCAATTGGGCCTGGCCACGCCCGGCAAGACCGTGGGCGAGATGGCACTGATCGATGGAGAGCACCGCTCCGCCACCTGTCGCTGTATCAACGACAGCCAACTGGCCCTGCTCACCGCCGCCAGCTTCCAGGGCCTGGTGCAAAAGACCCCGATGCTGGGCTTCAAGATCATGGCCCGGCTGGGCAAGATGCTCAGCCAGCGCCTGCGCCTGACCACCGGTCAGTTGGTGGATCACCTCTGA
- a CDS encoding methyl-accepting chemotaxis protein has translation MLEHMTIRARLFLLAGVSIVGFIVIGVTGIVELAKFNVTVTTVFAEIQNSVESTANANEARQAYLTQGQAWKDILLRGNKQEAFDANLKRFEQQGGKVQYNLNKLATELGESSDEYVREIGTLAAETAKKHAALSTHYQEALKAYDPADRDAPRKVDQLAGDGGKEVADNIDDICDKIESYIVANNDRTGEAEKRYKTVRNLLMIVMAVSLAVVVLLALMIVNRITSSLLTLTRGVEGISRDWDLSRRINISGSDEIGRSASAVNRMLANFHEIVAKIVSNARQTAASSAAMSASMAHVGEVAISQSAATSDVAAAVEQLSVSVTNVRDSATESLNIAHESSSLAEQGGRVIRRASDEMVRIADSVQTASQVVEQVGTQSNEISTIVQVIRDVADQTNLLALNAAIEAARAGEQGRGFAVVADEVRKLAEKTTSSAQEISRMIDGIQSSSGRAVADIRQVVDQVASISAHAREALAAIEQIRDSARRSEEFSGNIQSALLDQSQTSELIAQKVEGIARASEENAEAAAKAGQSMSILEDESKKLQEAVSRFVM, from the coding sequence ATGCTGGAACACATGACCATACGTGCCCGACTGTTTCTGCTGGCGGGCGTCAGCATTGTCGGATTTATCGTCATCGGCGTTACCGGCATCGTGGAACTGGCCAAGTTCAATGTCACCGTGACCACGGTGTTCGCGGAAATCCAGAACAGCGTGGAGAGCACGGCCAATGCCAACGAGGCGCGCCAGGCCTACCTGACCCAGGGCCAGGCCTGGAAGGACATCCTGCTCAGGGGCAACAAGCAGGAGGCTTTCGACGCCAATCTCAAGCGTTTCGAGCAGCAGGGGGGCAAGGTTCAGTACAACCTCAACAAGCTGGCCACCGAACTGGGAGAATCCAGTGACGAATACGTGCGGGAGATCGGCACCCTGGCGGCGGAGACGGCGAAGAAACATGCGGCCCTGAGCACCCATTATCAGGAGGCGCTGAAGGCCTACGATCCGGCAGACCGGGATGCGCCCCGCAAGGTGGATCAGCTTGCCGGCGATGGAGGCAAGGAAGTTGCCGACAACATAGATGACATCTGCGACAAGATCGAGAGTTACATTGTTGCCAACAACGACCGCACCGGCGAGGCCGAGAAACGCTACAAGACCGTGCGCAACCTGCTGATGATCGTGATGGCCGTGTCCCTGGCGGTAGTGGTGCTGCTGGCCCTGATGATCGTGAATCGCATTACCAGCTCCCTCTTGACTCTGACGCGGGGTGTCGAGGGCATCAGTCGGGACTGGGATCTTTCCCGCCGGATCAACATTTCCGGTTCCGACGAGATTGGTCGTTCGGCCTCGGCGGTGAACCGGATGCTGGCGAATTTCCACGAGATCGTGGCCAAGATTGTCAGCAATGCCCGTCAGACGGCGGCCTCCAGTGCCGCCATGTCGGCCTCCATGGCCCATGTGGGAGAGGTGGCCATCAGTCAGAGCGCCGCTACCTCGGATGTGGCAGCAGCGGTGGAACAGTTGAGCGTCAGCGTCACCAATGTCCGCGACAGCGCCACCGAGTCCCTCAATATCGCCCACGAATCATCCTCGTTGGCGGAGCAGGGGGGGCGGGTGATTCGGCGGGCCTCGGACGAGATGGTGCGCATCGCCGACAGCGTGCAGACGGCCTCCCAGGTGGTGGAACAGGTGGGCACCCAGTCCAATGAAATTTCCACCATTGTCCAGGTGATTCGGGACGTGGCCGATCAGACCAACCTGCTGGCCCTGAATGCCGCCATCGAGGCGGCCCGGGCCGGTGAGCAGGGCCGGGGTTTCGCCGTGGTGGCCGACGAGGTGCGCAAACTGGCCGAGAAAACCACCAGTTCGGCCCAGGAGATTTCCCGCATGATCGATGGCATCCAGAGCAGCTCGGGCCGGGCCGTGGCAGACATCCGCCAGGTGGTGGATCAGGTGGCCAGCATTTCCGCCCATGCACGGGAGGCCCTGGCGGCTATCGAGCAGATTCGCGACAGCGCCCGGCGCAGCGAGGAATTTTCCGGGAACATTCAGTCGGCCCTGCTTGACCAGTCCCAGACCAGCGAACTCATCGCCCAGAAGGTCGAAGGCATCGCCCGGGCCAGCGAGGAGAACGCGGAGGCCGCCGCCAAGGCCGGCCAGTCCATGAGCATCCTGGAGGATGAATCGAAAAAACTCCAGGAGGCGGTATCGCGCTTCGTGATGTGA